The segment GACAGCGCGACCGCGGTGGTCTCGGCGACCCGCTCCGACGCGCGGTAGAAGGCTGCGGCCAGGATGTCGGCCTTGCCGGGGAAGTACCGGTACACGCTGGAGGCGTTGATGCCGGCGGCGCGGCCGATCTCCTCGACGCCGACGGCGTGGTAGCCGTACCGATGGAACAGCTGGACCGCCTCGGCCAGCAGGATCTCGCGGCGCGCGCCCACCCGCGTGACCGGCGGCTCCGCGCGCTGCTCCGCCACCGGCACCGGCGTGGGCGGCTCGTCGCTGAGCACCGCACGCGCCACCCGGTGCAGGGCTGCCTCGGCGCGGCCCTTGGCGATCGCCGCGCGGTGCGTGCCGAGGCTGCCGAAGACGCTGAGCGCGGCCCGGACCAGGGCGTCCGCGTCCGGCCCGGTGAGCTCCGGGCGCACCTGCAGCAGCGGCACGGCCAGCCGCTGCACGAACATCGCGAGCCCGTCGCGGAACTCCTCGCGGTGCTCGCCGGTCAGATACCGCCACTCCCACTGGTAGAGCCCGGCCACCTTGCGGCCCTCGACGGCGAGCCGGGCCAGCACGCCGAGCAGCTCGTCCAGATCGGTACGCCCCTCGGTGGCGGTCAGCACGGTGTCGGCCAGCTGGCGGGTGGCGTGGACGAGCATCGCGTACTTGTTCGGGAAGTGGCGGTAGATCGCGGGGCCGCTGATCCCGACCGCGGTGGCGATCTCGTCGATGCTCACCCCGTGGTAGCCACGCTCGCAGAACAGCTCGGCGGCAGCCAGGGCGAGCTGCGCCTTGCGATCCTTGGGCCGCTTGCGGGCCTCGATCGGCGGGTGCACGGCCGCCAGCCTAGTCGTGATCTGCGGTTCGCTGCACGTTCGTTCCCGTAGCCTTGACACCTAGCGGAAACATCGGCAAAAGTTAGCCGCAATTCGCATCCGAGGGAGTAGGCGATGACTACCGAGGCCTTCATCTACGATGCCGTGCGGACCCCGCGCGGACGAGGCAAAAAGACCGGCTCGCTGTACGGGGTGAAACCCATCTCCCTGGTCGTCGGCCTCATCGACGAACTGCGGCGGCGCTACCCGACCGTGGATCCGGCCGACATCGAGGACGTCGTGCTCGGCGTCGTCTCCCCACTCGGGGACCAGGGCTCCGACATCGCCAAGACCGCCGCGATCGCCGCCGGTCTGCCGTACGAGACGGCCGGTGTCCAGCTCAACCGCTTCTGCGGCTCCGGTCTGGAGGCGGTCAACGTGGCCGCCCAGAAGATCCGCTCCGGCTGGGAGGACCTGGTCCTCGCCGGCGGTGTCGAGTCGATGTCGCGGGTGCCGATGGGCTCCGACGGCGGCGCCTGGGCGCTCGACCCGGAGACCAGCCTGAACACCGACTTCATCCCGCAGGGCATCAGCGCCGACCTGATCGCCACCATGGACGGTTACTCCCGCACCGACGTCGACACCTTCGCCCTGGGCTCGCAGCAGAAGGCGGCGAAGGCCTGGCAGAACGGGTATTTCGACAAGTCCGTGGTGCCGGTCCGCGACCGCAACGGCCTGCTCATCCTGGACCGTGACGAGCACATCCGCGCCGACTCCACCCTGGAGGGTCTGGGCAACCTGCCGGCGTCCTTCGCGGTCATCGGCGACCAGGGCGGCTTCGACGCGGTGGCGCTGCAGAAGTACCACTGGGTCGAGAAGATCAACCACGTGCACTCGCCGGGCAACTCCTCCGGCATCGTCGACGGCGCCGCGCTCGTCATGATCGGCTCGGAGGCCGCCGGGCAGCGCGCAGGCATCACCCCGCGCGCCCGGATCGTCGCGGCCGCGCTCAGCGGCGCCGACCCGACGATCATGCTGACCGGCCCGGCGCCGGCCGCCCGCAAGGCTCTCGCGAAGGCCGGGCTCACCGTCGACGACCTCGACCTCGTCGAGATCAACGAGGCGTTCGCCGCGGTCGTGCTGCACTTCATCGACGACCTGAAACTCGACCCCGAGATCGTCAACGTCAACGGCGGCGCGATCGCCATGGGTCACCCGCTCGGCGCCACCGGCGCCATGATCCTCGGCACCCTCGTCGACGAGCTGGAGCGGCGCGGCGGGCGGTACGGCCTGGCCACCCTCTGCATCGGCGGCGGCATGGGCATCGCCACGATCGTCGAACGGCTCTGAGGGAGATCTTGAAGATGACTGAGACCATCCGCTGGAACCGCGAGGACGACGGCGTCGTCATCCTCACCCTCGACGATCCGAACTCCGGCGCCAACACCATGAACAGCGACTACGTGCGCAGCATGGGGGCGACCGTCAGCCGGCTGGAGGCCGAGCGCGATCAGATCACCGGTGTGATCATCACGTCGGCGAAGAAGTCCTGGTTCGCCGGCGGCAACCTCGAGGACCTGCGCTCGGTCGGCCCGGACCAGGGCGGCGACGCGTTCGCCCTGTCCAACGAGGTCAAGGGACAGCTGCGCCGGCTGGAGAAGCTGGGCCGGCCGGTCGTGGCCGCACTCAACGGCTCGGCGCTGGGCGGCGGCCTGGAGCTGGCGCTGGCCACCCATCACCGGATCGCGCTGAACAATCCCCGGCTGGAGGTCGGCCTGCCCGAGGTCACCCTCGGCCTGCTGCCGGCCGGGGGCGGCGTCGTGCGTACCGTGCGGCTGCTCGGCCTGTTCACCGCGCTCACTCAGGTGCTGCTCAAGGGCACCCGGCACAAGCTCGCCGCCGCCAAGGAGATCGGCCTGATCGACGAGATCGTCGACAGCCCGGACGAGCTGATCACCGCCGCCCGCGCCTGGATCGCGGCGAACCCGAACGCGGTGCAGCCGTGGGACACCAAGGGCTACAAGATCCCCGGCGGCACCCCGGCCACCCCGGCGCTCGCCGCGCAGCTGCCGGCCTTCCCGGCCAACCTGCGCAAGCAGCTCAAGGGCGCGCCCTACCCGGCGCCGCGCAACATCCTGTCGGCCGCCGTCGAAGGCGCCCAGGTCGATGTGGACACCGCGTTCATCATCGAGAGCCGCTACTTCGTCGAGCTGGTCACCGGGCCGATCGCCAAGAACATGATCTCGGCGTTCTTCTTCGACTTGGCCAAGGTCAACAACCGGGACGTCGGCGAGGTGCCGCCGATCACCAAGGTCGCGGTGCTGGGCGCGGGCATGATGGGCGCGGCGATCGCGTACGTCTGCGCCCGCTCCGGCCTGCCGGTGGTGCTGCGCGACGTCTCCCTGGACGGCGCGAAGCGTGGCAAGGGCTACTCGGAGAAGCTTGTCGCCAAGGACGTCGGCCGCGGCCGGATCAGCCAGGAGAAGGGCCAGGCCCTGCTCGACCTGATCACCCCGACCGACCAGGTCGCCGACCTGGCCGGGGCGGACGTGGTGATCGAGGCGGTCTTCGAGGACCCGGCGCTCAAGCACAAGGTGTTCGCCGAGATCGAGGGCGTGGTCGCCCCGGACGCGCTGCTCTGCTCCAACACCTCGACGCTGCCGATCACGCTGCTCGCCGAGGGTGTGCGCCGGCAGACCGACTTCATCGGCCTGCACTTCTTCTCGCCGGTCGACAAGATGCCGCTGGTCGAGGTGATCAAGGGCGAGAAGACCAGCGAGCTCACCGTACGCCGGGCGCTCGCCGTGGTGCAGCGGCTGCGCAAGACGCCGATCGTGGTCAACGACAGCCGCGGCTTCTTCACCAGCCGGGTGATCGGCACCTTCACCAACGAGGGCATCGCCCTGCTCGCCGAGGGCGTTCCGCCGGCCAGCATCGAGCAGGCCAGCAACCAGGCCGGTTACCCGGCCCCGGTGCTGCAGCTGATGGACGAGCTCACCCTCACCCTGCCCCGCAAGATCCGCAAGGAGTACCAGGCTGCCGCCGACGCGGCCGGCATCCCGTGGGAGTCGCACCCGGCGGACGAGGTCATCGACCGGATGATCGACGAGTTCGGCCGGCCGGGCCGGTCCGGCGGGGCCGGCTTCTACGAGTACACCGACGGCAAGCGCACCGGGCTCTGGCCGGGCCTGGCCGCCTTCGGCACGCCCGAGGGCCGGTCCATCCCGTTCGAGGATCTCAAGGAACGGATGCTGTTCATCGAGGCGATCGAAACGGTCAAATGCCTCGACGAGGGTGTGCTGACCTCGGTGCCGGAGGCCAACATCGGCTCCATCCTCGGCATCGGCTACCCGGGCTGGACCGGTGGTGTGCTGCAGTACATCAACCAGTACGAGGGCGGGCTCCCCGGCTTCGTGGCCCGTGCCCGCGAGCTGGCCGAACGCTACGGCGACCGGTTCACCCCGCCGCCGTTGCTGCTGGCCAAGGCCGAGGCAGGGGAGGTCTTCGCCTGATCGGCAACCGCACGGTCTACGGTTGTTGATCATGTGCGAGGAACACGAGTTACCCGGCGGCCGGGCGGATCTCCGCCCGGCCGCCGCTGTGTGGGTCCCCGCGGTCGACGCGTTACTGCAGCATCTGGCGGACGCCGGGTTCGACGGCGCGCCGACCCCGGACGGCAAGCTCCCCGGCGACCCGCTCGGCAAACAGCGGCCCTGGCCGCAGTGGGTGCACGACGACGACACCCTCTGGCAGGTCGCCCAGTGGATGCGCGAATATCACGCCGCCGTCGCCGATTTCGTCCCGCCCGCCGACGCGAAGTGGCGCAAGGGCGGCACCTGGGAACCCGGCCTGATCATCGGCCACAACGACGCCGTACCGGCCAATGTGGCCTATGCCGACGGCCGGCTCACCGGTTTCGTCGGCTGGGAGTTCGCCGGGCCGGTCACCCGCGAGGCCGACCTGGCCTTCGCCGCCTTCGCCTGGGTGCCGCTCACCGCCCGCGGCGTGGCCGAGGCGGAAGGGTTCACCGCCTTCGCCGACCGGCCGCGCCGGCTGCGGATGTTCCTCGACGCGTACGGCTGGCGCGGCACCGTCCGCCAGATCGTGCACGAGGTCCGCGACCGGATCAGCGCATCCATCCACGACATCCGCCGCCTGGCCGCCGGCGGCGACACCGGCTGCCAGGAGATGATCGAGGACGGCTACGACCGGGAGCTCGCCACCGCCGTCAAGGAACTCGCCACTTTCCCGCGCTAGAGGCTTTCGGCGTCGGGTTCTCGCCGTCGGTCCGGGGTCGGCGGCCGTCCGCCGCCCGCCTCGATCGCGAGATGTGCCGGGTGGCAGGCCGGCCGGGCCGCGGTCTACGGTCTCGGTTCGGATCCGCGAGTGTCGCGGTGCCGGCGCGCACCAGTCTGCCCTCCCTTTCGATCCAGCCGGACCCGCCCCGGCTGGCAGAGCACAGTGCGCGGCGGCCGGCGCTCTGCGGCGGGAGACCTTCCGGATGAACGGCCACACCCACAGCGGGTGTACCTACACCCGCTGTGGGTGTGCCGGCGTTCGGGAACCCATATGTCACCGGGCCGCCGCATCTCCCCGGCGGTGGCGCCGAAGGCAGACGCTCAACCGGCCCCGACCCGGATGAGACTTCGCCCGCTGCCCGCCCATCGGCGGGACGCTGGAAGGCAGGACGCGGGACGGCGGGACGGCCGGGCTCGCCCTGTTGGTCACGCTCAAACCGCAGCCGCCGGCTCCCGAACAGCAGCCGGCGGATCGGCGGGAGGCAACGCTGACGCGCGGCCGGGGCCGCTTCTGGAGCCTGTTCGATCACTGGGCCGCGCGCCTGCGCTGCCTGCGGGGCGGTGAAACAGCGCTACCGCAGGGCCTGGTGATCGATCAGGTTGAAAACACCGCCTCAGCCGCCCGCCAGGGACGTCACCCCTGCTCCAGCGCCGGGTCTGCCTTGCCCGGGCGAACCACGCGGTCACGGCGATGGGGTCACGGGCCTCGGTGCGAGCGCCAGGCTCAGGCTGCCGGTCTTGATGGAGGCCGGCCCTGAGCGGCCCTGCCGGTTGATCACCCGGCCGTACGACAGCGCTGTCGCTTGCCGATCAGCCGGCTGTGGTTTGAGCGTGACGATCAGGGTGCGCCCGGCGGGCGCGCCGGCTGGCGTGACGGGATGCCTGGATCGCGGGGAGCGGCGGGGACGGCCACGATTCGGTGGGGCGGCGTGGCGCGTACCCCGAAGGAGCGGGATCGGAAAGCGGACCTCGACCCATGTTTCGAGTGCCGCGAGGACCGGCCGACGTATCTCCGACAAGGATTCAGCAAGGAAGCCCACAGAATTCAGCAAGGGCCCACGCCCATGCTCGAGGGCATGAAGCAGATCAGTGACCTCGGCACCATCCTCGGCGTGTGGGCCCACCCGGACGACGAGGCCTACCTTTCCGGCGGGCTGATGGCTCTGGCCCGTGACGCCGGCTCGCGGGTGGTGTGCGTCACCGCCACCCACGGCGAACGGGGCACCGCCGACCCGCTGCGCTGGCCACCGGACCGGCTGGCCGCGCAGCGCACCACCGAACTGCGTGACTGCCTCGACGTCCTCGGTGTCACCGAGCACCATTGGCTCGGCTACCGCGACGGCGAGTGTGCGCGGGTGCCGTCCAGCGGCGCCGTCGCCCGGCTCTGCGATCTGATCGACGAGATCCGCCCGGACACCGTCGTCACGTTCGGCCCGGACGGGCAGACCGGCCACCCCGACCATCAGGCTGTGGGCCGCTGGACCGCCGCCGCGGTCGACTGGGCGGCGCCGGCACGCACCCGGCTGCTGCAGTCCGCGGTGACCGGCGACTGGGCCCGGCAGTGGCGCATCGTCAACGAGCGCTTCGACGTCTTCGCCCCCGGATATCCGGTCACCCGGCGCGATAACGAACTGTCCCTGCGCCTCAGCCTCGACCCGGGCACCCTGGCCCGCAAGGTGAAGGCGCTGACCGCGCAGAGCACCCAGACCGCCGGGCTGATCGCCGCGATGGGCGAGGACCAGTACGCCGCCTGGGTCGCCGAGGAGGCGTTCACCGAGGGCGTCCCGGCCCCGCTGGTCTGCGAACGCTGCTGGTGGGATCACGAGAACGCCCGGTGGCGCTGCGCCGGCACCCCGGCCGCCAGCCTGCGGTAGTACGGGCTGGAGCGCAGCAACTCCTCGTGCGTGCCGTCCGCCGAGACCACCCCGCCGTCAACGACCAGCACCCGTTCCGCCGACCGGACCGTGGAGAACCGGTGCGCGATCACCACCAGCGCGCACACCTGCGCCACCTCCCGCAACGCCGCCGCCAGGGCCCGCTCGCCGTCCGGGTCCAGGTGCGCGGTCGGCTCGTCCAGCAAGATCACCGCGGGCCGCGACAGCAGGCACCGGGCGATCGCCACCCGCTGCCGCTGCCCACCGGAGAGCCGCCCGCCGCGCTCGCCGACCGGGGTGTCCAGGCCGTGCGGCAGGGCCGCCACCACCGCGGTCAGGCCGGTCATCGCCAGCACCCGGGTGACCTCGTCGTCGGTGGTCGGGCCGGCGCCGTACAGCAGGTTCTCGCGCAGCGTGCCGGCCAGCAGCGGACAGTCCTGCTCGACCAGGCCGACCACCGCGCGATGCCGCTCGTAGGGCAGGAACCGGCCGCGCACCAGCACCTGCCCGTGGTCCGGCTCGTAGAACCGCTCGGCCAGCGCGAAGATCGTCGACTTGCCCGCGCCGGACGGGCCGACCAGCGCCACCTGCCCGCGGGCCGGCACCGCGAAGCTGATCCCGCACAGCACCGGCCGCGCCTGGTCGTAGCCGAACCACACCCCGCGGAACTCCAGCACCGGCGGCTCGCCGCCGCCGACCGGCACCACACCGACCGGCCGGTCCCGCTCCACCGGCAGGGCGAGCACCTCGTTGATCCGGTGCAGCGCCCCGGAGCCCTGCTGCACCGCGCTCACCGCCTGGAAGATCTCGTAGATCGGCGCCGACAGATACGTCATGGCCAGGGTGAACGCGACCAGGCGGCCCAGCGTCGTCTCACCGGCCGCCACCCGGGTCGCGCCGACCATCAGCACCGCCAGGAACGCGCCGCTCACCGCCAGGTCGTTGGTCGGGCCGCTCAGCGCGATCAGGCCGGCCATCCGCAGGTTCTCCCGGTAGGCGCGGCCCGCCGAACTCCGCAGGCGCTGCGACTCGACCGGCTCGGCGCGGCACGCGCGCACCGTACGCATCCCACCCAGCACCCGCTCCAGATCCGCGAGCAGCGTGCCCTCCGCGGTCTGCGCGGTGCGCGACGCCACCCGCAGCCGCCGCACCACCATCAGCAGGCTGCCGACCGCTACCCCGAACAGCACCGCCACCAGCGCCAGCAGCCACGGATCCAGCCAGGCCAGCAGCACCACGATGGCCGCCAGGCCGATCACCCCGGCCAGCCCGGTGCCCAGACTCTGCGCGACGAGGGTCTTCACCACCGTGGTGTCGCCGCACGCCCGGGCAATCACATCACCGGTGCGTAACCGATCCAGAACGGACAACCGCACCCTCAGCAGATGCCCGGTGAGAGCCCGCCGCAGATCCCGCGTCATCGTCTCCCCGGTGTGCGCCTGCACATAACGGGCCAGCGCGAGCGCCGCGGCCTGTGCCCCGAACAGCCCGGCCAGCGCCACGAACACCGGCCACGGCATCCGCCCACCAGCGGCAGCGTCCACCGCCCGGCCGGCCAGCAGCGGCTGGGCCAGCGCCAGCGCCGAACCGAGCAGGCTCAGCCCCGCCGCCACCGCGATCCAGCGCCGATAGCCGCGGGTCAGCCTCCGCAGATCCCGCCAGCGGGCCCGATCGGACAAATGCGCCTCCCCCACCATGCGCGGAAGTCGACGCTAGCCAGCAACAATCACGTTCAGCAACGGGTCCTTCACCCAGGCCCGCCGCCGGGTTTCCGCAATTTCACCCCTTTCCGGTACGCCTACGCGTCCCGCCCCGAGCTACCGCGCGATCATCTGCCGGGTCACGGCCACAGCGCGGCCGCCGGGCTCAAGCACGGGGTTGCGGCGGAGGTGCAATCATCCGGGGATGAGCCTGCTGGCCGCCCTGCACGACGACACCGACCGCGCCGACGCCGTCACCACCCCCGACGGCGCGCTCTCCCGCCACGAGCTGCTCGGGCAGGCCGCCGGGGTGGCCGCCGAGATCGCCGGGGCGCCGATCGTCGCCGTCCACGCCACCCCCACCCGGGCCACCGTCACCGCGATCACCGGGGCGCTGCTGGCCGGCGTGCCCGTCGTGCCGGTGCCACCCGACGCCGGCGAACTGGAGCGCGCCCACATCCTGCGGGACTCCGGCGCCACCCTGCTGCTGTCCGACGATGCGGGGGCGGCGGGCTCGCCCGGCGTACCGATCATGCCGTTGACCGGCGTGCGGCCCGGCAGCGTGCCACCCGAACCGGATGCGCAGCGCCCGGCCCTGGTGCTCTACACCAGCGGGACCACGGGCCTGCCCAAGGGCGTGGTGATCTCCCGCTCCGCGATCGCCGCCGACCTCGACGGCCTCGCCGAGATCTGGCAGTGGACCGCCGGCGACACCCTGGTGCACGGGTTGCCGCTGTACCACGTACACGGCCTGGTCCTCGGCCTGCTCGGCCCGCTGCGGCACGGCTCCCCGCTGATCCACACCGGCAAACCGACCCCGCAGGCGTACGCCGCCGCCGGCGGCAGCCTGTACTTCGGCGTCCCCACCGTCTGGTCCCGGATCGCCGGCGCCCCCGACGCCGCCCGCGCCCTCAGCGCCGCCCGGCTGCTCGTCTCCGGCAGCGCCCCGCTGCCGGTGCCGGTCTTCGACACGCTGCTTCAGCTCACCGGCCAGGCCCCCGTCGAGCGTTACGGCATGACCGAAACCCTGATCACGATCAGCACCCGCGCCACCGGCGACCGCCGTCCCGGCCACGTCGGCCTGCCGCTGCCCGGCGTCGGCACCCGGCTGGTCGACGAATCCGGCGCCGAACTGCCCGCCGACGGCGCCACCATCGGCCACCTGCAGGTCAACGGCCCCACCCTGCTCAAGGGATACCTGCGCGACGGCGGCCTCGCGCCGGCCGGCCTGGTCGACGGCTGGTTCCCCACCGGCGACGTCGCCACCATCGGCGCGGACGGCTGGCACCGCATCGTCGGCCGCGCCTCCACCGACCTGATCAAGACCGGCGGCTACCGGGTGGGCGCCGGGGAGGTCGAGGACACCCTGCTCCTGCACCCCGCCGTCCGCGAGGCCGCGGTGATCGGCACCCCGCATGCCGACCTGGGTGAACAGATCACCGCCTTCGTCGTCGCCGACCCGGTCAGCCCGGACGAGCTGATCCAGTTCGTCGCGCAGCGTCTCGCCGCCCACAAGCGCCCCCGCGTCGTCCACCTGGTCGACCAGCTGCCCCGCAACGCCATGGGCAAGGTGCAGAAGAAGCAGCTCACGGCCGGCTGAACCTCTCAGTCGGCGCCGTCGCCTGCCGATCAGACGCGGCATGATGAAACCGTCGTTGCGCACCGCCCCCGCGGCCACACGCGTTCTCATCATGTCCGTCGTCTTCTTCGTGATCAGCGCCGTGCTCGGCCTGCTGCACGCCTCGCTGGGCTCACCGATCTGGCTGCTCT is part of the Actinoplanes sp. NBC_00393 genome and harbors:
- a CDS encoding TetR/AcrR family transcriptional regulator, coding for MHPPIEARKRPKDRKAQLALAAAELFCERGYHGVSIDEIATAVGISGPAIYRHFPNKYAMLVHATRQLADTVLTATEGRTDLDELLGVLARLAVEGRKVAGLYQWEWRYLTGEHREEFRDGLAMFVQRLAVPLLQVRPELTGPDADALVRAALSVFGSLGTHRAAIAKGRAEAALHRVARAVLSDEPPTPVPVAEQRAEPPVTRVGARREILLAEAVQLFHRYGYHAVGVEEIGRAAGINASSVYRYFPGKADILAAAFYRASERVAETTAVALSRADGDADALRRMAESYVELTFERSALVSVYLAENNNLPDADRHELRKVQRLHVEEWVGLLGRLRPEVPAAEARVLVHAALNVVADLSRWVRFDRRTGMDTHLVRLMCTVLTA
- a CDS encoding AMP-binding protein; this translates as MSLLAALHDDTDRADAVTTPDGALSRHELLGQAAGVAAEIAGAPIVAVHATPTRATVTAITGALLAGVPVVPVPPDAGELERAHILRDSGATLLLSDDAGAAGSPGVPIMPLTGVRPGSVPPEPDAQRPALVLYTSGTTGLPKGVVISRSAIAADLDGLAEIWQWTAGDTLVHGLPLYHVHGLVLGLLGPLRHGSPLIHTGKPTPQAYAAAGGSLYFGVPTVWSRIAGAPDAARALSAARLLVSGSAPLPVPVFDTLLQLTGQAPVERYGMTETLITISTRATGDRRPGHVGLPLPGVGTRLVDESGAELPADGATIGHLQVNGPTLLKGYLRDGGLAPAGLVDGWFPTGDVATIGADGWHRIVGRASTDLIKTGGYRVGAGEVEDTLLLHPAVREAAVIGTPHADLGEQITAFVVADPVSPDELIQFVAQRLAAHKRPRVVHLVDQLPRNAMGKVQKKQLTAG
- a CDS encoding acetyl-CoA C-acetyltransferase, giving the protein MTTEAFIYDAVRTPRGRGKKTGSLYGVKPISLVVGLIDELRRRYPTVDPADIEDVVLGVVSPLGDQGSDIAKTAAIAAGLPYETAGVQLNRFCGSGLEAVNVAAQKIRSGWEDLVLAGGVESMSRVPMGSDGGAWALDPETSLNTDFIPQGISADLIATMDGYSRTDVDTFALGSQQKAAKAWQNGYFDKSVVPVRDRNGLLILDRDEHIRADSTLEGLGNLPASFAVIGDQGGFDAVALQKYHWVEKINHVHSPGNSSGIVDGAALVMIGSEAAGQRAGITPRARIVAAALSGADPTIMLTGPAPAARKALAKAGLTVDDLDLVEINEAFAAVVLHFIDDLKLDPEIVNVNGGAIAMGHPLGATGAMILGTLVDELERRGGRYGLATLCIGGGMGIATIVERL
- a CDS encoding phosphotransferase, translated to MPASWPNATATGSPRRRCCWPRPRQGRSSPDRQPHGLRLLIMCEEHELPGGRADLRPAAAVWVPAVDALLQHLADAGFDGAPTPDGKLPGDPLGKQRPWPQWVHDDDTLWQVAQWMREYHAAVADFVPPADAKWRKGGTWEPGLIIGHNDAVPANVAYADGRLTGFVGWEFAGPVTREADLAFAAFAWVPLTARGVAEAEGFTAFADRPRRLRMFLDAYGWRGTVRQIVHEVRDRISASIHDIRRLAAGGDTGCQEMIEDGYDRELATAVKELATFPR
- a CDS encoding ABC transporter ATP-binding protein; the encoded protein is MSDRARWRDLRRLTRGYRRWIAVAAGLSLLGSALALAQPLLAGRAVDAAAGGRMPWPVFVALAGLFGAQAAALALARYVQAHTGETMTRDLRRALTGHLLRVRLSVLDRLRTGDVIARACGDTTVVKTLVAQSLGTGLAGVIGLAAIVVLLAWLDPWLLALVAVLFGVAVGSLLMVVRRLRVASRTAQTAEGTLLADLERVLGGMRTVRACRAEPVESQRLRSSAGRAYRENLRMAGLIALSGPTNDLAVSGAFLAVLMVGATRVAAGETTLGRLVAFTLAMTYLSAPIYEIFQAVSAVQQGSGALHRINEVLALPVERDRPVGVVPVGGGEPPVLEFRGVWFGYDQARPVLCGISFAVPARGQVALVGPSGAGKSTIFALAERFYEPDHGQVLVRGRFLPYERHRAVVGLVEQDCPLLAGTLRENLLYGAGPTTDDEVTRVLAMTGLTAVVAALPHGLDTPVGERGGRLSGGQRQRVAIARCLLSRPAVILLDEPTAHLDPDGERALAAALREVAQVCALVVIAHRFSTVRSAERVLVVDGGVVSADGTHEELLRSSPYYRRLAAGVPAQRHRAFS
- a CDS encoding 3-hydroxyacyl-CoA dehydrogenase NAD-binding domain-containing protein, translating into MTETIRWNREDDGVVILTLDDPNSGANTMNSDYVRSMGATVSRLEAERDQITGVIITSAKKSWFAGGNLEDLRSVGPDQGGDAFALSNEVKGQLRRLEKLGRPVVAALNGSALGGGLELALATHHRIALNNPRLEVGLPEVTLGLLPAGGGVVRTVRLLGLFTALTQVLLKGTRHKLAAAKEIGLIDEIVDSPDELITAARAWIAANPNAVQPWDTKGYKIPGGTPATPALAAQLPAFPANLRKQLKGAPYPAPRNILSAAVEGAQVDVDTAFIIESRYFVELVTGPIAKNMISAFFFDLAKVNNRDVGEVPPITKVAVLGAGMMGAAIAYVCARSGLPVVLRDVSLDGAKRGKGYSEKLVAKDVGRGRISQEKGQALLDLITPTDQVADLAGADVVIEAVFEDPALKHKVFAEIEGVVAPDALLCSNTSTLPITLLAEGVRRQTDFIGLHFFSPVDKMPLVEVIKGEKTSELTVRRALAVVQRLRKTPIVVNDSRGFFTSRVIGTFTNEGIALLAEGVPPASIEQASNQAGYPAPVLQLMDELTLTLPRKIRKEYQAAADAAGIPWESHPADEVIDRMIDEFGRPGRSGGAGFYEYTDGKRTGLWPGLAAFGTPEGRSIPFEDLKERMLFIEAIETVKCLDEGVLTSVPEANIGSILGIGYPGWTGGVLQYINQYEGGLPGFVARARELAERYGDRFTPPPLLLAKAEAGEVFA
- a CDS encoding PIG-L family deacetylase — translated: MKQISDLGTILGVWAHPDDEAYLSGGLMALARDAGSRVVCVTATHGERGTADPLRWPPDRLAAQRTTELRDCLDVLGVTEHHWLGYRDGECARVPSSGAVARLCDLIDEIRPDTVVTFGPDGQTGHPDHQAVGRWTAAAVDWAAPARTRLLQSAVTGDWARQWRIVNERFDVFAPGYPVTRRDNELSLRLSLDPGTLARKVKALTAQSTQTAGLIAAMGEDQYAAWVAEEAFTEGVPAPLVCERCWWDHENARWRCAGTPAASLR